In Toxoplasma gondii ME49 chromosome VIII, whole genome shotgun sequence, a single genomic region encodes these proteins:
- a CDS encoding hypothetical protein (encoded by transcript TGME49_269175), protein MSAISQDMFYEFARMQDARRDTADVCARLLDWWDDPAPTAPAEQHRGRKRQIPHADGNFATFVYIPVPRRKVTHRLDAARASLRQLCRLKWNLRRPEEVGDQGHLACVGIHERSNTQPPLSATQNVAKTSTEENSKTGVLHTSGGRSVQESVNVQEPSPNHLVTDSSPAFRRDIHGKKPKIHRQLQLHTTKEVVDIADLHLSLSRTFMLQYHLIEPFLAQITTHLRQFKCFTVELQTELDIFSNADHSCFFAALTASPTSANHLVSPVVKCVDEIVTRFGGEPFSFRPFRPHVSLAWTAEDIRPALRITSRASAHEARRTTQRLSSSGDDDDTAEDGDECQLCWPQIENALQQFRDTQTGSQVALNCPETEAEEEPQVEAGATVEAPSPARIWIEVQKVCVSVGNRISSITLQGGVSDSDSSSGTSDTEGM, encoded by the exons ATGAGCGCGATCTCGCAGGACATGTTCTATGAGTTTGCTAGAATGCAGGACGCCAGACGCGATACCGCAGATGTGTGTGCAAGGCTCCTCGATTGGTGGGATG ACCCGGCACCGACCGCTCCAGCGGAGCAGCACCGCGGTCGCAAAAGGCAAATCCCACATGCAGATGGAAATTTCGCTACGTTTGTGTATATCCCTG TGCCGCGACGAAAGGTCACTCATCGACTCGACGCAGCTcgtgcgtctctccgtcAGCTTTGTCGTTTGAAGTGGAATCTCCGACGGCCCGAAGAAGTCGGAGACCAAGGTCATCTCGCCTGTGTGGGTATTCACGAAAGGTCAAACACACAGCCTCCTCTTTCAGCTACACAGAATGTAGCGAAAACGTCTACAGAAGAGAACAGCAAAACCGGGGTTCTGCACACGTCAGGTGGCCGATCTGTACAGGAGTCCGTCAACGTTCAAGAACCGTCGCCTAATCATTTAGTCACAGATTCATCGCCGGCGTTTCGACGTGACATTCACGGGAAGAAGCCAAAGATACACAGACAGCTTCAACTGCATACCACAAAAGAAGTGGTTGATATCGCGGATCTGCATTTAAGCCTGAGCCGGACGTTCATGCTCCAGTACCACTTGATTGAGCCTTTCCTCGCTCAAATAACCACACATCTGAGGCAATTCAAATG CTTCACCGTGGAACTACAAACGGAACTGGATATCTTCAGTAATGCGGATCATTCTTGCTTTTTCGCCGCTCTTACGGCATCGCCTACTTCTGCGAACCACCTG GTGTCTCCGGTGGTAAAATGTGTCGACGAGATTGTGACCCGTTTTGGAGGAGAgccgttttcttttcgtccttTCCGTCCTCATGTCTCTTTGGCTTGGACGGCAGAG GACATCCGCCCCGCACTCCGCATTACATCCCGAGCGTCAGCTCACGAAGCGCGGCGAACCACACAGCGCTTGTCATCCTCTGGCGACGATGACGACACAGCTGAGGACGGTGATGAGTGCCAGCTTTGCTGGCCACAGATAGAAAATGCCCTGCAGCAGTTTCGGGATACCCAAACAGGATCGCAG GTCGCACTAAACTGTCCGGAAACCGAAGCTGAGGAGGAGCCCCAGGTTGAGGCGGGTGCTACGGTGGAAGCACCCAGTCCTGCCCGGATTTGGATCGAAGTTCAGAAGGTGTGCGTATCGGTTGGCAACAGAATCAGCTCAATCACCCTACAAGGGGGAGTGTCTGACTCTGACAGCTCAAGCGGCACTAGCGACACGGAGGGAATGTAA
- a CDS encoding hypothetical protein (encoded by transcript TGME49_269170~Signal peptide predicted by SignalP 2.0 HMM (probability 0.997) with cleavage site probability 0.992 at residue 24), whose protein sequence is MRNLRPTVCVLLCLSIVFFPRSEASRLKGKHTYPIAEDQAEASEASDEGLVADKDRAAAQPYSVESMDGVQNTYSHGLDDHHIEPVSGDDDMLLAPESLPEGMGAEVEKIEQVKADEEAETPAPNERTAEYNATDEEKAAAVETVALSGPDEAAPEAAAPDAASPSAGNGVNIVNNNCCGSFRQLSHSNGKIGLHLQAKGRFAQEDGDDAEDEAEGSEDEEEEREADIDDAEEEYLERKQEVAENNPREMKKPLSPEEGRKMLMTYVESLESVVNSIVSTHSGVRDMLGTESRKEK, encoded by the exons ATGAGAAATCTACGGCCAACCGTCTGCGTTTTGCTCTGTTTGAGCATAGTATTTTTCCCTCGGTCGGAAGCTAGTCGACTGAAAGGGAAACACACGTACCCGATAGCAGAAG ACCAGGCAGAAGCGTCGGAGGCTTCGGATGAGGGTCTCGTAGCCGACAAAG ACAGAGCCGCGGCACAACCGTACTCTGTGGAGTCAATG GATGGTGTTCAAAACACATATTCGCATGGTTTAGACGACCACCATATAGAGCCTGTTTCGGGGGACGACGATATGCTGTTGGCACCAGAGTCACTGCCCGAGGGCATGGGTGCCGAGGTCGAGAAGATCGAACAGGTTAAAGCCG ATGAAGAAGCCGAAACACCCGCACCTAATGAACGAACAGCAGAATATAACGCaacagacgaggaaaaagctGCTGCGGTGGAGACAGTTGCACTGTCAGGCCCAGACGAAGCTGCGCCTGAAGCTGCAGCGCCTGACGCTGCGTCCCCCTCAGCGG GAAATGGAGTGAATATTGTCAACAACAACTGCTGCGGGTCCTTCAGACAACTCAGCCATAGCAACGGGAAGATAGGACTGCATTTACAGGCGAAAGGGCGATTTGCTCAGGAAG ACGGTGACGACgctgaagacgaagccgAG GGCagcgaagatgaagaggaggagagggaagccGATATTGAcgatgcagaagaggagTACCTAG agagaaaacaggaggTTGCGGAGAACA ATCCAAGGGAAATGAAAAAGCCTCTATCTCCCGAGGAGGGTAGAAAGATGCTGATGACT TATGTAGAGTCGTTAGAAAGTGTGGTGAACTCCAT AGTGAGCACCCACTCCGGCGTTCGAGATATGCTAGGTACGGAGAGCCGAAAGGAGAAGTAG
- a CDS encoding outer dynein arm docking complex protein ODA1, putative (encoded by transcript TGME49_269160) has product MATDPRRFPVELKIQELQRKFRVLEHDTKAYSDEAQARIRRQRATIDKLSRENGKLKHELQETCDAVSSQQHTLMGSKMQALNEQCQNLIQYMEDEKRKERDLLSKISLIEGRVMKCRERMGTMGGVYCAMVSSESIAKQIRILENRLNKGMQKYSEAVAYNKKLKDEINNLRRERVAFDNLYRKMERDLHEKKKSMAEVIDMANAAYKVRDEAHQQVAELKAQAGKEHKDFEKERSELSRLIEAYQKQKQLKQVKQYDQSSKKRINPSTGGESPSRLHDAWNGGGDSGTSDETAAHIATYKAAFAKIQEATGMPSIDQLLEAFVNAEEQNFSLYNYVNALSADVEAAEANIVQLQREIDNFQSSNAVTDKRKQEVLQELEAYCTSLEKKTKMFEGKNEGISKTLSELKLGIQRIFDKLECHELYSEELWINQGLNDSTVVSFLQAIEQRTDIIIEFYLREVAHVHSPVAHTAADRALAYSTTAPSIGCPPQIKLPSTLDGVSSEHSDDEDSDTRPLSRDELKDRFLKGRNKKDDRKKNKQKKPGPR; this is encoded by the coding sequence ATGGCAACTGATCCACGCAGATTTCCGGTGGAGCTGAAGATACAGGAACTGCAACGGAAATTCCGCGTCCTCGAACATGACACCAAGGCATACAGTGACGAGGCACAGGCGAGAATACGCCGCCAACGTGCCACCATAGATAAGCTTTCTCGTGAAAACGGAAAGCTTAAGCATGAGCTTCAGGAAACGTGCGATGCCGTCTCGAGTCAGCAGCATACCCTTATGGGTAGTAAAATGCAGGCTCTGAACGAGCAGTGCCAAAACTTGATCCAGTACATGGAGGATGAGAAACGCAAAGAAAGAGATCTTCTCTCTAAAATCAGCCTCATAGAGGGTAGGGTGATGAAGTGCAGGGAAAGGATGGGCACCATGGGAGGCGTGTATTGCGCCATGGTGTCCAGTGAATCAATCGCAAAGCAAATAAGAATACTCGAGAACCGTCTGAACAAAGGAATGCAGAAATACAGCGAGGCAGTGGCATATAACAAAAAACTCAAAGATGAAATAAATAATCTCAGACGGGagcgcgtcgccttcgacaATCTATACAGGAAAATGGAACGGGATTTGcatgagaagaaaaaaagtaTGGCAGAGGTTATTGACATGGCGAATGCCGCATACAAAGTCCGAGATGAGGCTCACCAGCAGGTCGCAGAGCTGAAGGCGCAAGCGGGTAAAGAACACAAAGATTTTGAAAAGGAACGGTCTGAGCTCAGTCGCCTGATTGAAGCTTACCAAAAGCAAAAACAGCTCAAGCAAGTGAAACAGTATGATCAATCATCTAAGAAGAGAATCAATCCTTCTACTGGAGGGGAGTCTCCAAGTAGACTGCACGACGCCTGGAACGGTGGTGGGGACAGTGGAACTTCCGACGAAACAGCTGCACATATTGCAACCTACAAAGCAGCATTTGCTAAAATTCAAGAAGCGACTGGAATGCCCAGTATCGACCAGCTTCTTGAGGCCTTTGTAAATGCCGAGGAACAAAACTTTTCTCTGTACAACTATGTCAACGCACTTAGCGCAGATGTAGAAGCAGCGGAGGCCAATATCGTCCAGCTTCAGAGAGAAATAGACAACTTCCAGTCTTCCAACGCTGTCACAGACAAAAGGAAACAAGAGGTGCTGCAGGAGCTGGAGGCTTATTGTACTTcactggaaaagaagaccAAAATGTTTGAAGGGAAAAACGAAGGTATATCAAAAACACTCAGCGAACTAAAGCTCGGGATTCAACGGATCTTCGACAAGCTCGAGTGTCATGAGCTGTACTCCGAGGAGCTGTGGATCAACCAAGGCTTAAACGATTCCACTGTGGTATCTTTTCTGCAAGCCATAGAACAAAGAACTGACATCATCATAGAGTTTTACCTTCGTGAAGTTGCTCATGTACACAGCCCAGTGGCGCACACTGCTGCTGACCGTGCTCTGGCATACTCTACAACTGCACCGTCTATAGGATGTCCACCACAAATAAAGCTCCCATCGACACTTGATGGTGTGAGTAGTGAACACTCAGATGATGAAGACTCTGACACGCGCCCTCTTAGCAGGGACGAACTTAAAGACCGTTTCTTAAAAGGACGGAATAAAAAAGAtgacaggaagaaaaacaagcagaAAAAGCCGGGGCCAAGGTGA
- a CDS encoding DHHC zinc finger domain-containing protein (encoded by transcript TGME49_269150~Signal peptide predicted by SignalP 2.0 HMM (probability 0.993) with cleavage site probability 0.397 at residue 25~Predicted trans-membrane domain (TMHMM2.0):4-27:71-94:165-188:207-230), with product MRLIFSPLGIFLCLLVWVCALVANTVTVRFILSPLFTHQEPVESPRSGWLWGIFGRQFSREPLAPRDNGYTVLGIFLLILHELSVVFALTAHLLAVFTDPGSTKHAPSQVPPNLPFPPGQCSPCKGRWKPPRAHHCKVCKECIFRMDHHCPWINNCVGLMNQKYFILFLIYISCACTISILIFGIGAFKWFLLSGPEKEVVEAKFASLAPPWLLVTSLVLCLAVLVFFLAMSLDFLSEQWEALESNTTLVETYKNTHGARTTFFQHVAEVFGPTWWLWLIPCPPSISPDWAEPVYLEEDPAGKTPWFFENGTTFSMTDSHRRESIELVSAGFSRERTDLRERFPSAVMRPKSVVGT from the exons ATGCGGCTGATATTCAGTCCCTTGGGAATCTTCTTGTGCCTCCTCGTGTGGGTGTGCGCGCTGGTGGCCAACACGGTCACCGTTCGTTTCATTCTTTCCCCCCTCTTCACTCACCAGGAGCCAGTCGAGAGTCCACGCTCTGGCTGGCTCTGGGGAATTTTCGGTCGCCAGTTTTCACGTGAGCCGTTGGCTCCTCGAGACAACG GTTACACGGTCCTGGGTATCTTTCTTTTGATCCTGCACGAGCTCTCGGTTGTCTTCGCGCTGACGGCGCATTTGCTGGCAGTCTTCACTGACCCTGGCTCTACCAAACATGCACCA AGTCAGGTACCTCCGAATCTCCCGTTCCCCCCAGGACAGTGTTCCCCGTGTAAAGGTCGCTGGAAGCCACCACGGGCGCACCACTGCAAGGTTTGCAAAGA GTGCATTTTCCGGATGGATCATCATTGTCCGTGGATAAACAACTGCGTTGGATTGATGAACCAGAAGTACTTTATCCTTTTTCTTATCTACATCA GCTGCGCGTGCACTATCAGCATCCTTATATTTGGTATAGGGGCGTTCAAGTGGTTCCTGCTCTCGGGCCCAGAGAAAGAG GTTGTTGAGGCCAAATTTGCAAGTCTTGCGCCCCCGTGGCTCTTAGTCACCTCTTTGGTACTGTGCCTCGCCGtactcgtcttcttcctggcaATGTCTCTG GACTTCCTGTCTGAGCAATGGGAGGCCCTGGAGTCGAACACCACCCTGGTGGAGACTTACAAGAATACCCATGGCGCGCGG ACAACTTTCTTCCAGCATGTAGCTGAAGTGTTCGGTCCCACGTGGTGGCTTTGGTTAATTCCGTGTCCGCCGTCAATTTCACCTGACTGGGCAG AGCCCGTGTATCTCGAGGAAGATCCTGCCGGCAAGACCCCGTGGTTCTTCGAAAACGGAACCACTTTTTCAATGACGGACTCCCATCGGCGAGAGAGCATCGAGCTCGTGTCCGCGGGATTCTCACGGGAAAGGACTGACTTGCGGGAAAGATTTCCGTCAGCTGTGATGAGGCCAAAATCCGTTGTCGGAACCTAG
- a CDS encoding transport protein particle component, Bet3 domain-containing protein (encoded by transcript TGME49_269140~Predicted trans-membrane domain (TMHMM2.0):86-104), whose product MERNKLERRKSLTHPSLLDRSLQKSKQEVSLSIFAFLFSEIVQYCLSSAKKGYRMEDRLHELGLRVGYKILDLLVYRERHKKREIKVLSILTFVSTCVWRYLFGHSGELLKAQDNELEYMINDKQLLLNKFISIPRDMNHVNCGAFAAGIIEGILCSAEFPAAVSAHTVEDTPNSKSTTFLIKFLPEVIERQKRLGGGGVTG is encoded by the exons ATGGAGCGTAACAAACTGGAGCGACGCAAGTCGCTCACCcatccttctctccttgaTAGAAGCCTACAGAAATCCAAACAGGAA GTCAGTCTCAGCATAtttgctttccttttctccgaaATTGTCCAGTACTGTCTGAGCTCCGCAAAAAAGGGCTACCGCATGGAAGACAG GTTGCACGAGCTTGGGCTGCGTGTCGGGTATAAGATCCTCGATCTGCTGGTTTACCGCGAGCGGCATAAGAAGAGGGAAATCAAAGTCCTCAGCATTTTGACGTTCGTGTCAACCTGCGTGTGGCGGTATCTTTTCGGCCACAGTGGAGAGCTGCTCAAGGCACAGGACAACGAACTCGAGT ATATGATAAACGACAAACAACTCCTCCTTAACAAATTTATTTCCATTCCGAGAGACATGAATCACGTCAACTGCGGCGCATTCGCCGCAGGGATAATCGAGGGTATTCTGTGTAGTGCTGAGTTC CCTGCAGCGGTTTCAGCTCACACGGTGGAGGACACCCCGAATTCAAAATCGACCACCTTTCTGATAAAATTTCTCCCGGAGGTCATTGAGCGACAAAAGCGATTGGGAGGAGGCGGTGTGACTGGATGA
- a CDS encoding hypothetical protein (encoded by transcript TGME49_269130~Predicted trans-membrane domain (TMHMM2.0):409-432) — MNRRNDCQAMLLPMSASPCSPRRGGFEKYHDASQKADDDDQPVTRTEDKAVGLEGSTSDYGFWVSACVSSHSASSEITASDLKLQHHLLDVSFAAFPSSSITVAKMRPQGTHSLLNNGMVLVEQPQHAPSALGCANDVVEDYEMDTDAPYHARILPPSPLLSGCDPCENLSAAACAEGLLHGLHQQPRGSECLDRTVRERQEDDSDIHEGYANADDFETVVSPQSVSRAVEACDVNTCSTHTFVVASDQPDADLPVSGVCLQIHPDGHDEPWSDVVLTRGQDPGFCVVGSVIIGKSNEVLLDVKTPQEGLAPNEVQAQRDAFLLGASGVHHSRAAWGYPYKQHARETKLSSTACGSSDSPTAEGSKMKTTSGAQGRLRNSEGSCSLPSRLLRHICQTVQAYDQHRMNKNHLIVVGSTALIALTVAMLLICIVHTLLGKTPAGESPFLP, encoded by the coding sequence ATGAACCGTCGTAACGATTGCCAAGCGATGCTCCTCCCAATGTCGGCGTCACCATGCAGTCCCAGGAGAGGCGGTTTTGAGAAATATCACGATGCTTCTCAGAAAGCAGATGATGACGATCAACCAGTGACGAGAACTGAAGACAAAGCAGTCGGTTTAGAGGGTTCCACATCTGACTACGGGTTCTGGGTATCAGCGTGTGTTTCAAGTCACAGTGCATCTTCAGAGATAACCGCGTCGGATTTGAAGCTTCAACACCATCTGCTGGACGTTTCCTTCGCGGCATTCCCGTCATCCTCGATCACGGTAGCGAAGATGCGGCCTCAAGGAACTCATTCACTGTTGAATAATGGAATGGTTCTCGTCGAGCAGCCGCAACATGCTCCTTCTGCTCTGGGCTGCGCCAACGACGTAGTTGAAGACTACGAGATGGACACAGACGCACCATACCATGCCAGAATACTGCCGCCTTCCCCTCTGTTGTCTGGCTGCGACCCTTGCGAGAACCTGAgtgcagctgcatgcgccgaagGGCTGCTGCATGGTCTGCATCAGCAGCCTCGTGGATCGGAGTGTCTCGACCGGACAGTTCGGGAACGTCAAGAAGACGACTCAGATATTCACGAAGGATACGCCAACGCTGACGACTTCGAAACTGTGGTATCACCTCAGTCGGTGTCACGAGCAGTCGAGGCGTGCGACGTTAACACGTGTTCCACGCACACGTTTGTTGTTGCCAGCGACCAGCCTGATGCAGACCTTCCCGTGTCAGGCGTCTGCCTTCAGATTCATCCAGATGGCCACGATGAACCGTGGTCGGACGTCGTTCTAACCAGAGGCCAGGACCCAGGATTTTGTGTTGTGGGGTCCGTCATCATTGGAAAGAGTAACGAGGTGCTGCTTGATGTAAAGACACCACAGGAGGGGCTTGCGCCAAATGAAGTGCAAGCGCAGAGAGATGCGTTTCTGCTCGGGGCTAGCGGGGTGCATCACTCCAGAGCAGCGTGGGGCTATCCATACAAACAGCATGCTAGAGAGACGAAATTGTCCAGCACCGCATGCGGCAGTTCCGACAGCCCTACGGCAGAAGGTAGCAAGATGAAGACAACCAGTGGTGCTCAGGGTCGGCTAAGGAATTCGGAAGGATCGTGTTCGCTGCCTTCGCGACTTCTGCGTCACATATGCCAAACGGTTCAGGCATATGACCAACACAGAATGAATAAGAATCACCTAATCGTTGTTGGGTCGACGGCGCTCATCGCACTTACCGTTGCAATGCTGCTAATATGCATCGTTCATACGTTGCTGGGGAAGACGCCTGCAGGGGAATCGCCGTTCCTTCCGTGA